In Spinacia oleracea cultivar Varoflay chromosome 5, BTI_SOV_V1, whole genome shotgun sequence, a single window of DNA contains:
- the LOC110789054 gene encoding probable WRKY transcription factor 14 produces the protein MDNNNNNNYQGDLADIVRASGGTTETTTTKVTTTNIGGQIPKWSFGSSNNDQYHQLKDDVYSLIPTAETLLRDMDDAIAISTSSSNTFLNNFSIDHSSATTNNNSNNNNNNNNNNNNNNNNNNNNNNNNNGVCDIFPPNMVQISQDSNKANNIEDVKLPIQSAAGALPKNVNGAASFGFMSNQMLSNFNASCSNSPKTGGFIDGANAIGGPHLQISSPRNQGIKRRKIQAKKVVCIPAPAAANSRQTGEVVPSDLWAWRKYGQKPIKGSPYPRGYYRCSSSKGCPARKQVERSRTDPNMLVITYTSDHNHPWPTQRNALAGSTRSSQPVSKTSSKPSNNNFHNVLIKEENQNNVSTTTTTTTLPVVKEEEIRLKNDGFESYRPLILAADPTTINNNEHEQQADQDFFTDLVEFESDDPLELFSTQGCKGFESFTGLFDWATTTNQEENDHTTIPKCSKADI, from the exons CGGAGACTACGACGACAAAAGTAACAACGACAAATATTGGTGGACAAATCCCAAAGTGGAGTTTCGGATCTTCGAATAATGATCAATATCATCAGCTAAAGGATGATGTTTATTCATTGATACCAACAGCAGAGACCCTCCTCCGTGACATGGATGATGCTATTGCTATATCAACGTCGTCATCCAACACTTTTCTTAACAACTTCAGTATCGATCACAGCAGCGCCACTActaacaacaacagcaacaacaacaacaacaacaacaacaacaacaacaacaacaacaacaacaacaacaacaacaacaacaacaacaacggtGTTTGTGATATTTTCCCTCCGAATATGGTACAGATCTCACAAGATAGTAATAAAGCTAATAATATTGAAGACGTAAAACTGCCTATACAGTCTGCAGCAGGAGCTTTACCTAAGAATGTAAATGGTGCAGCTAGTTTTGGGTTTATGTCTAACCAAATGTTAAGCAATTTTAATGCAAGCTGTAGCAACAGCCCAAAGACCGGTGGTTTTATTGATGGCGCAAATGCCATTGGCGGACCGCACTTGCAGATCTCGTCTCCCCGAAATCAGGGCATCAAGAGAAG GAAAATACAAGCAAAAAAAGTGGTGTGCATACCTGCGCCAGCAGCAGCAAACAGCAGGCAAACTGGAGAAGTAGTACCTTCAGATCTTTGGGCATGGAGAAAATATGGCCAAAAACCCATTAAAGGCTCTCCTTATCCTAG GGGGTATTATAGATGTAGCAGTTCAAAAGGTTGTCCAGCAAGGAAGCAAGTAGAAAGGAGTCGAACAGACCCCAATATGTTGGTCATAACATACACTTCAGATCACAATCATCCTTGGCCTACCCAAAGAAATGCACTAGCAGGCTCAACAAGGTCATCTCAACCGGTCTCTAAAACCTCCTCAAAACCGAGCAACAACAATTTCCACAATGTACTCATCAAGGAAGAAAATCAGAACAACGTATCAACAACCACGACAACAACAACTCTCCCTGTTGTCAAAGAAGAAGAAATCAGACTCAAAAATGATGGTTTCGAAAGTTATAGGCCACTTATTTTGGCTGCCGACCCAACAACGATCAATAATAATGAACATGAGCAACAAGCGGATCAAGATTTCTTCACAGATTTAGTAGAGTTTGAGAGCGATGATCCTCTAGAGTTATTCAGCACACAAGGGTGCAAAGGGTTTGAGTCTTTCACTGGTCTCTTTGATTGGGCAACAACTACAAATCAAGAGGAAAATGATCATACAACAATACCCAAATGTTCAAAAGCTGATATTTGA